A window of the Microbacterium sp. LWH13-1.2 genome harbors these coding sequences:
- a CDS encoding aldo/keto reductase, with the protein MKIEPTPITLGTSGLGRHSEPGSAEERAAVDVAIDLLTSRHGFVDTSNNYSSGRSEAVLGIALRELGADGSRVISKVDQDPETGVFDRDRVLRSFEETTARLGVDRLPLLHLHDPYSVTFEESISIGGAVQGLIELRSAGVVDAIGVAAAPVPLMAKYVETGVFDAVLIHNRFTLVDHSAEPVFADAKARGMAVFNAAPFGSGLLVKGPHSGAKYAYRPAGEELLEWTERLQRVCAEHGTSMAAAALHYSLRSPLIDSTVVGVSSPHRREQLDELVQAEVPDGLWGAIESLGPAPSPVDDSDYA; encoded by the coding sequence ATGAAGATCGAACCGACGCCCATCACCCTCGGGACCTCCGGCCTCGGCCGGCACTCGGAGCCGGGGTCCGCCGAGGAGAGAGCTGCCGTCGACGTCGCCATCGACCTGCTCACGAGCCGGCACGGTTTCGTGGACACCTCGAACAACTACTCCTCGGGTCGCTCGGAGGCCGTCCTCGGCATCGCGCTGAGGGAGCTGGGGGCGGATGGTTCGCGGGTCATCTCGAAGGTCGATCAGGATCCTGAGACCGGCGTGTTCGACCGAGACCGCGTCCTCCGCTCGTTCGAGGAGACGACGGCCCGCCTCGGGGTCGACCGGCTTCCGCTGTTGCACCTGCACGACCCCTACTCGGTGACGTTCGAGGAGTCGATCTCCATCGGGGGCGCGGTGCAGGGGCTCATCGAACTCCGCAGCGCCGGCGTGGTGGATGCGATCGGTGTGGCGGCAGCTCCGGTCCCGCTGATGGCGAAGTACGTCGAGACGGGCGTGTTCGACGCCGTGCTGATCCACAACCGATTCACGCTCGTGGATCACTCGGCTGAGCCCGTGTTCGCCGACGCCAAGGCACGTGGCATGGCCGTGTTCAACGCTGCGCCCTTCGGTTCGGGACTGCTCGTCAAGGGGCCGCACTCGGGTGCGAAGTACGCCTATCGGCCCGCCGGCGAGGAGCTGCTGGAGTGGACCGAGCGGTTGCAGCGCGTGTGTGCGGAGCACGGAACGTCGATGGCCGCTGCGGCACTGCACTACTCGCTGCGATCGCCGCTGATCGACTCGACCGTCGTCGGGGTGTCATCACCGCATCGTCGCGAGCAGCTCGACGAGCTGGTGCAGGCGGAGGTCCCGGACGGACTGTGGGGTGCCATCGAGAGCCTGGGCCCGGCGCCTTCGCCGGTGGACGACAGCGACTACGCCTGA
- a CDS encoding dihydrolipoamide acetyltransferase family protein — translation MSTQNFNLPDVGEGLTEAEIVAWKVAPGDTVAINDVICEIETAKSLVELPSPHAGVVGELLAAEGATVEVGSPIITFVTDARDDAGPGKIATAEAPAPEEGGGSVLVGYGTGGGATSRRKRPAERPVRSSVGVIAKPPIRKLARDLGVDLTTVVPTGADGEVTRDDVVTHAQQASVFRNIETPEWGAVREETVPAPQSAPSGLARGVSAVPASAPLSDDRTESIPVKGVRKATSSAMVQSAYSAPHVTVWKEIDASRTMELVKRLKASPDYADIRVSPLLIMARAVIWAARRTPMVNAAWIETEGGAEISVRHYVNLGIAAATPRGLLVPNIKDAQDLSMKDLARALNRLTLTAREGKTSPADQQGGTITITNIGVFGMDAGTPIINPGEAGIVAMGTISQKPWVVDGEVRPRWVTTVAGSFDHRVIDGDGMSRFIADVASVLEEPALLVE, via the coding sequence ATGAGCACCCAGAACTTCAACCTCCCCGATGTGGGCGAGGGCCTGACCGAGGCCGAGATCGTTGCCTGGAAGGTCGCGCCCGGCGACACCGTCGCCATCAACGACGTGATCTGCGAGATCGAGACGGCCAAGTCGCTGGTCGAGCTGCCCTCGCCGCACGCCGGCGTCGTGGGCGAGCTGCTCGCCGCCGAGGGCGCGACGGTCGAGGTCGGATCCCCGATCATCACGTTCGTGACGGATGCTCGCGACGATGCCGGCCCCGGCAAGATCGCGACCGCCGAAGCGCCCGCACCCGAAGAGGGCGGCGGCTCGGTGCTCGTCGGCTACGGCACCGGAGGCGGCGCGACGTCCCGCCGCAAGCGCCCGGCCGAGCGCCCCGTGCGTTCGTCGGTCGGTGTGATCGCCAAGCCCCCGATCCGCAAGCTCGCCCGCGATCTGGGCGTCGACCTCACGACCGTCGTGCCGACCGGCGCCGACGGGGAGGTCACCCGCGACGACGTCGTGACCCACGCGCAGCAGGCCAGCGTGTTCCGCAACATCGAGACGCCCGAATGGGGTGCGGTGCGCGAAGAGACCGTGCCCGCGCCGCAGAGCGCCCCGTCGGGCCTCGCCCGGGGAGTGTCGGCAGTGCCGGCATCCGCCCCCCTGTCCGATGACCGCACCGAGTCGATCCCGGTCAAGGGCGTGCGCAAGGCCACGTCGTCGGCGATGGTGCAGAGCGCGTACTCCGCCCCGCACGTCACCGTGTGGAAGGAGATCGACGCGAGCCGCACGATGGAGCTCGTGAAGCGCCTCAAGGCATCACCTGACTACGCCGACATCCGCGTCTCGCCGCTGCTGATCATGGCTCGCGCGGTCATCTGGGCCGCCCGTCGCACTCCGATGGTGAACGCCGCGTGGATCGAGACCGAGGGCGGCGCCGAGATCTCGGTGCGCCATTACGTGAACCTCGGCATCGCCGCGGCCACGCCCCGCGGCCTGCTCGTGCCGAACATCAAGGACGCGCAGGACCTCAGCATGAAGGATCTCGCCCGCGCTCTCAACCGACTCACGCTCACCGCCCGCGAGGGCAAGACGAGCCCGGCCGACCAGCAGGGCGGCACGATCACGATCACCAACATCGGGGTGTTCGGGATGGATGCCGGCACGCCGATCATCAACCCCGGCGAGGCGGGCATCGTGGCCATGGGCACGATCAGCCAGAAGCCGTGGGTCGTCGACGGCGAGGTGCGCCCCCGCTGGGTCACCACGGTCGCCGGATCCTTCGACCACCGCGTGATCGACGGCGACGGCATGAGCCGGTTCATCGCCGACGTGGCATCGGTTCTCGAGGAGCCCGCACTGCTCGTGGAGTGA
- a CDS encoding dihydrodipicolinate synthase family protein: protein MVLDLRGLNPAPVTPFTEDGDVDYAAIQRLGSWLGSVEGVKSLVVLGHAGEGTFLTEKEQLDVIRAFRDSVNDELPIIAGITKEGNLTAALEAKDAAEAGAKGALVYPSHGWLRFGFQPGAPQTRYRAIWEESGLEEILFQYPDNTKASYDLDTQLEIAGQEGVNHTKNGVRNMRRWYTEIPALRAAYPDLQVLSCHDEYLLPTMFDVDGLLVGYGNIAPELLVDLIEAGKARDYAAAHAIHERLLPITKAVYHRGSHMEGTVALKWGLVNRGILDHATVREPLLPLPAGADAEIAAALASADLSTVTVPA, encoded by the coding sequence ATGGTTCTCGACCTTCGCGGACTCAACCCCGCCCCCGTCACCCCGTTCACCGAAGACGGTGACGTCGATTACGCGGCCATTCAGCGCCTCGGCTCCTGGCTCGGCTCCGTCGAGGGTGTGAAGAGCCTCGTCGTCCTCGGCCACGCCGGTGAAGGCACGTTCCTGACCGAGAAGGAGCAGCTCGACGTCATCCGCGCGTTCCGCGACTCGGTGAACGACGAACTGCCGATCATCGCCGGCATCACGAAAGAGGGCAACCTCACCGCCGCGCTCGAGGCGAAGGACGCCGCCGAGGCCGGCGCGAAGGGCGCTCTGGTCTACCCGTCGCACGGATGGCTGCGCTTCGGCTTCCAGCCCGGCGCCCCGCAGACCCGCTACCGCGCGATCTGGGAGGAGTCGGGCCTGGAGGAGATCCTGTTCCAGTACCCGGACAACACCAAGGCGTCGTACGACCTGGACACGCAGCTCGAGATCGCCGGCCAGGAGGGTGTGAACCACACCAAGAACGGCGTCCGCAACATGCGCCGCTGGTACACGGAGATCCCGGCGTTGCGCGCCGCGTACCCCGATCTGCAGGTGCTGTCCTGCCACGACGAGTACCTTCTGCCGACCATGTTCGACGTCGACGGGCTCCTCGTCGGCTACGGCAACATCGCCCCCGAGCTGCTCGTCGACCTCATCGAGGCCGGCAAGGCGCGTGACTACGCCGCGGCGCACGCGATCCACGAGCGACTGCTGCCGATCACCAAGGCCGTGTACCACCGCGGCTCTCACATGGAGGGCACGGTCGCCCTGAAGTGGGGCCTGGTCAACCGCGGCATCCTCGACCACGCCACCGTCCGCGAGCCGCTGCTGCCGCTCCCGGCAGGGGCAGACGCCGAGATCGCCGCCGCGCTCGCCTCGGCCGACCTCAGCACGGTCACCGTTCCCGCCTGA
- a CDS encoding 2'-5' RNA ligase family protein, whose protein sequence is MREPEPQRSPSSIEVLLDPDAEAAVRAEWDALAARGLSSLAGHTSASNRPHITMVARVDLAPRDPDALAGITSFPITLGAPLLFGSGDRRVLARSIVPTSELLALRSLVLAAVGPGEDAPHTAPGEWMPHVALARRLRVADLAEALDLIGGDIRAHARSVRHWDPATAQVTTLAVLNGDSVQA, encoded by the coding sequence GTGCGAGAACCAGAGCCGCAGCGCTCGCCTTCATCGATCGAGGTGCTCCTCGATCCTGATGCCGAGGCCGCCGTCCGTGCCGAGTGGGATGCCCTCGCCGCCCGCGGCCTGTCGAGCCTCGCGGGGCACACCTCGGCGAGCAACCGCCCACATATCACGATGGTCGCGCGCGTCGACCTGGCACCGCGGGACCCGGATGCTCTCGCCGGCATCACGTCGTTCCCGATCACGCTGGGCGCTCCCCTGCTCTTCGGCTCCGGGGATCGCCGCGTACTCGCTCGGAGCATCGTGCCCACCTCGGAACTGCTCGCTCTTCGGTCCCTGGTCCTCGCCGCCGTCGGGCCGGGCGAGGACGCCCCGCACACCGCACCGGGCGAGTGGATGCCGCATGTCGCGCTTGCCCGCCGGTTGCGCGTCGCCGACCTCGCGGAGGCGCTCGATCTCATCGGCGGCGATATCCGAGCTCACGCGCGCAGCGTGCGGCACTGGGACCCCGCCACCGCGCAGGTCACGACCCTCGCGGTGCTGAACGGCGACAGCGTTCAGGCGTAG
- a CDS encoding ROK family protein: MTEVSAGLGTGRASVGAVLDFAWAAGEFTATDVMASTSLTRSTAIDAIDTLVSAAVLRELPNARAAGSYRAGRPARRFVLASDLGVVLGVDAGDNHVAVTVSDLLDRTLVHHRTDIDSTESAAARRATVLGQMEQALTEAGVSKDDILAICVGVAAPVNRAGVSPPHPDGFWERTNPGLADALAGWAPAVEIKNDAQLAAIAEGSVGAAVGCRDYVALLAGERFGGGVVVDGHVLHGAHGGVGEGIVFDHIVGVGSAFGLSYALQDEVRAAVASGEVDANSPIGRLADDDRVDPRVVLTAAASGDTDALLATSRVGATLARVVGVLGSMYDPARVIVCGAVAESVAPVIAAAREVVPTELHLPAPEILASTLGAEVVSIGAVTTARMAAREVAVPLLAERRLSAVS; encoded by the coding sequence GTGACAGAAGTCTCCGCAGGTCTGGGCACCGGGCGAGCCAGCGTCGGCGCCGTGCTCGACTTCGCCTGGGCGGCGGGCGAGTTCACCGCCACCGACGTCATGGCCTCGACGTCTCTGACGCGCTCGACGGCCATCGACGCGATCGACACCCTCGTCAGCGCCGCCGTGCTCCGTGAGCTTCCGAACGCGAGGGCCGCAGGCAGCTACCGCGCAGGGCGCCCCGCGCGACGCTTCGTGCTGGCATCCGATCTCGGTGTCGTGCTCGGCGTGGACGCCGGTGACAACCATGTCGCCGTCACCGTCTCCGACCTGCTCGACCGCACACTCGTGCACCACCGCACGGACATCGACTCGACCGAATCGGCGGCGGCGCGGCGCGCGACGGTGCTCGGCCAGATGGAGCAGGCGCTCACCGAGGCGGGTGTCTCGAAGGATGACATCCTCGCGATCTGCGTCGGCGTCGCCGCTCCCGTGAATCGCGCAGGGGTCTCTCCCCCGCATCCCGACGGCTTCTGGGAGCGCACGAACCCGGGCCTCGCCGACGCACTGGCTGGCTGGGCGCCGGCCGTCGAGATCAAGAACGACGCTCAGCTCGCCGCGATCGCCGAGGGCTCGGTCGGGGCCGCAGTGGGATGCCGGGACTACGTCGCGCTGCTCGCCGGCGAGCGCTTCGGCGGGGGCGTCGTCGTCGACGGCCACGTGCTGCACGGCGCGCATGGCGGCGTCGGCGAAGGCATCGTGTTCGACCACATCGTGGGCGTGGGATCGGCCTTCGGCCTGAGCTACGCCCTGCAAGACGAGGTGCGTGCCGCCGTCGCGAGTGGCGAGGTCGACGCGAACTCGCCGATCGGACGCCTCGCCGACGACGACCGCGTGGATCCGCGCGTCGTGCTGACAGCCGCCGCGTCGGGCGATACCGATGCGCTGCTCGCGACCTCGCGCGTCGGCGCCACCCTCGCTCGGGTGGTCGGCGTTCTGGGAAGCATGTACGACCCGGCGCGCGTGATCGTCTGCGGCGCAGTCGCCGAGAGCGTCGCTCCCGTGATCGCCGCCGCGCGCGAGGTCGTGCCGACCGAGCTGCACCTGCCGGCGCCCGAGATCCTCGCCTCGACGCTCGGCGCCGAGGTCGTCTCGATCGGGGCCGTCACCACCGCCCGCATGGCCGCCCGCGAGGTGGCCGTGCCGCTGCTGGCGGAACGGCGACTCAGCGCGGTGAGCTGA
- a CDS encoding Nramp family divalent metal transporter: MRTIVESNHTRRTFWKQLALIGPAFVAGAWQFGPGNLTTAMNAGSLYGYALIWVIIVSTILMIFLTDMSVRLGIRTPISLISSIKETLGGWVGVVAGFGVFLITLCFSVGNAVGSGVGLSMLVPGTSPVMWTIICTLAVGTILFLKGIYGIVEKILIAIVALMAFCFIASAFASNPDWAAAGSGLIPVVPEGSWLLIIGLVGTNFSINAAFYTSYGTKARKRTAEEYRDITVVDTVPGIIAPGIMTALVIIVAAAVLHDTGTDAPAGFAGLTAIFEPIAGPVGTWIFALGFFGAAFSSMIPNCIAGGTMLSDALGRGASADTITARLGSGFILLFGIAITLIFSGTSPVELIVLAQALTVLFAPVLAALIIVMANNRKLMGDLRNKWWQNLLGLVGLIAVLALGIRLVISLVGA, encoded by the coding sequence GTGAGAACCATCGTCGAGTCCAACCACACCCGCCGCACCTTCTGGAAGCAACTCGCCCTCATCGGCCCCGCCTTCGTCGCCGGCGCCTGGCAGTTCGGGCCCGGCAACCTGACGACGGCCATGAACGCCGGGTCGCTCTACGGATACGCCCTCATCTGGGTCATCATCGTGTCCACGATCCTGATGATCTTCCTCACCGACATGAGCGTCCGCCTCGGCATCCGGACTCCGATCTCACTGATCTCCTCGATCAAGGAGACCCTCGGCGGATGGGTCGGCGTCGTCGCCGGCTTCGGTGTCTTCCTCATCACTCTCTGCTTCTCCGTCGGCAACGCCGTCGGCTCCGGCGTCGGGCTCTCGATGCTCGTTCCGGGCACCTCCCCGGTGATGTGGACGATCATCTGCACCCTCGCCGTGGGCACGATCCTGTTCCTCAAGGGCATCTACGGAATCGTCGAGAAGATCCTCATCGCCATCGTCGCGCTCATGGCGTTCTGCTTCATCGCCTCCGCCTTCGCCTCGAACCCCGACTGGGCCGCCGCCGGTTCCGGCCTCATCCCGGTCGTCCCCGAAGGATCGTGGCTGCTCATCATCGGCCTCGTCGGCACGAACTTCTCGATCAACGCCGCCTTCTACACCTCGTACGGCACCAAGGCCCGCAAGCGCACAGCCGAGGAGTATCGAGACATCACCGTCGTCGACACCGTCCCCGGGATCATCGCTCCCGGCATCATGACCGCCCTGGTGATCATCGTCGCGGCAGCCGTCCTGCATGACACCGGCACCGACGCCCCGGCCGGCTTCGCCGGTCTGACAGCGATCTTCGAGCCCATCGCCGGCCCGGTCGGAACCTGGATCTTCGCACTCGGCTTCTTCGGGGCCGCCTTCTCCTCGATGATCCCGAACTGCATCGCCGGCGGCACCATGCTCTCCGACGCCCTCGGCCGCGGAGCATCCGCAGACACCATCACGGCGCGCCTCGGCAGCGGATTCATCCTGCTCTTCGGCATCGCCATCACGCTGATCTTCTCCGGCACCTCACCGGTCGAGCTCATCGTCCTGGCTCAGGCCCTCACCGTGCTGTTCGCCCCGGTCCTCGCGGCGCTGATCATCGTCATGGCCAACAACAGGAAGCTCATGGGAGATCTGCGCAACAAGTGGTGGCAGAACCTCCTCGGCCTCGTCGGGCTCATCGCCGTCCTCGCACTCGGCATCCGACTGGTCATCAGTCTCGTCGGCGCGTAG
- a CDS encoding LacI family DNA-binding transcriptional regulator: protein MELEGPPEQRSVVTLRDVAQESGVSISTVSRILDDRGAPSRTATATKVRAAAERLGYRRNVFASNLRRGATGTIGVLVPRLTDAVMALMFEAIERAARRQGYFAVVATCGDDADAERRATETLLDRGVDGLILATARIDDSLPASLRERGIPHVLVLRTDGVSPSALGDDETGGYLAVRHLLDLGHRDIAVVTGPWFTSSGQDRLRGAQKALAEAGIDLPDGRVISTGYGVDAGSEAGYALLRPEARPTAIFAANDNLAIGIIGAARNLGILPGQDLSIVGYNDIPLASRLPTPLTSVATPFDQIATTALDQLLSPQPAGVPIKRALPSLIPRASTSRIS, encoded by the coding sequence ATGGAACTCGAGGGACCTCCCGAGCAGCGATCCGTGGTGACCCTGCGCGACGTTGCCCAAGAGTCGGGCGTCAGCATCTCCACCGTCAGCCGCATCCTCGACGACCGCGGGGCGCCCTCCCGCACCGCGACTGCCACGAAGGTGCGAGCCGCCGCCGAACGCCTGGGCTACCGCCGCAACGTCTTCGCCTCCAACCTCCGCAGAGGCGCCACCGGAACCATCGGGGTCCTCGTCCCGCGTCTCACCGACGCGGTCATGGCGCTGATGTTCGAAGCCATCGAACGCGCCGCTCGCCGCCAGGGGTACTTCGCGGTCGTGGCCACCTGCGGCGATGACGCAGACGCTGAGCGCCGCGCCACCGAGACTCTGCTCGACCGCGGCGTCGACGGATTGATCCTGGCGACCGCGCGGATCGACGACTCCCTTCCTGCGTCGCTGCGTGAACGAGGCATTCCGCACGTGCTCGTGCTCCGCACCGACGGCGTCAGCCCCTCGGCGCTCGGCGACGACGAGACCGGCGGCTACCTCGCAGTCCGCCACCTGCTCGACCTCGGCCACCGCGACATCGCGGTCGTCACCGGCCCGTGGTTCACCTCGAGCGGCCAGGACCGGCTCCGCGGTGCACAGAAGGCGCTTGCCGAAGCCGGCATCGACCTGCCGGACGGCCGAGTCATCTCCACCGGTTACGGAGTCGACGCCGGCAGCGAGGCCGGGTACGCGCTCCTGCGTCCGGAGGCTCGCCCGACGGCGATCTTCGCCGCGAACGACAATCTCGCCATCGGGATCATCGGCGCCGCCCGCAACCTCGGTATCCTCCCCGGGCAGGACCTCTCGATCGTGGGCTACAACGACATTCCACTCGCGTCGCGTCTTCCGACACCGCTGACCTCGGTGGCGACACCTTTCGACCAGATCGCCACGACAGCGCTGGACCAGCTGCTCAGCCCGCAGCCGGCGGGCGTCCCGATAAAGCGCGCTCTCCCGTCGCTCATTCCGCGGGCCTCCACGAGCCGGATCTCATAG
- a CDS encoding sugar ABC transporter permease → MVTGQGRQLRRRKGRVEPIYYLFLLPTLVIFTLAITVPAVMGIFFSFTDSIGIGEWSFSGLTNYIAMFSDPAILQSYLFTFGFSIATVIVVNVIAFLLAVGLTSRIRFKTGLRTIFVIPMVISGIIIAYVFNFLFSNSIPAAGAATGIPWLSTSLLANPDLAWVAIVIVTAWQAVPGTLLIYIAGLLSVPSEVYEAASIDGANKRQQLFRITLPLVAGYVVINVILGFKGFLNAYDIIVGLTNGGPGTATRSVAMTIIAGFNGGDYAYQMANATIFFIVAVLISLLQLSLTRGRNAL, encoded by the coding sequence ATCGTCACGGGGCAGGGCCGCCAGCTCCGTCGTCGCAAGGGGCGCGTCGAGCCGATCTACTACCTGTTCCTGCTTCCGACCCTCGTGATCTTCACCCTGGCGATCACCGTGCCCGCGGTCATGGGCATCTTCTTCAGCTTCACCGACTCGATCGGGATCGGGGAGTGGAGCTTCAGCGGTCTGACGAACTACATCGCGATGTTCAGCGATCCGGCCATCCTGCAGAGCTACCTGTTCACGTTCGGCTTCTCGATCGCCACGGTGATCGTCGTCAACGTGATCGCGTTCCTGCTCGCGGTCGGGCTGACCTCCCGCATCCGCTTCAAGACGGGGCTGCGCACGATCTTCGTGATCCCGATGGTGATCTCGGGCATCATCATCGCCTACGTCTTCAACTTCCTCTTCTCCAACTCGATCCCGGCCGCGGGCGCCGCCACCGGCATCCCGTGGCTGTCGACCAGCCTCCTCGCCAACCCCGATCTCGCCTGGGTCGCGATCGTGATCGTGACCGCGTGGCAGGCGGTTCCCGGCACGCTGCTGATCTACATCGCAGGTCTGCTCTCAGTGCCGAGCGAGGTCTACGAAGCGGCGAGCATCGACGGGGCGAACAAGAGGCAGCAGCTGTTCCGCATCACGCTGCCGCTCGTCGCCGGATACGTGGTGATCAACGTGATCCTCGGGTTCAAGGGCTTCCTCAACGCCTACGACATCATCGTCGGCCTCACCAACGGCGGTCCCGGCACCGCCACCCGCAGCGTCGCGATGACCATCATCGCGGGCTTCAACGGCGGCGACTACGCCTACCAGATGGCCAACGCGACGATCTTCTTCATCGTCGCCGTGCTCATCTCCCTGCTGCAGCTCTCGCTGACCCGCGGAAGGAACGCACTCTGA
- a CDS encoding ABC transporter substrate-binding protein, which translates to MALALVGSALTACAPGGGTETIRFTFNKREAIGFMTDLVAQFNSSQSDVRVEIDTSGPDVISASFVRGNPPDLILGNYNYEIARFVQRCTLTDLSDTDAAASVRDDLQPLMDQYGSCEGRTSALPYSVMAASVIYNKEIFDAQGLEVPQTWDELIAVCDQLKDAGIDPFYATFKDDWTVGQGWYDYSIGGSVDTIEFFDAMADEGAAVGPDSPVSFEKDFAEPMDQMMQLANDYTNEDAESRGYGDGNLAFSKGEAAMYMQGPWAFSEIAKTAPDLELGTFPLPMTDDPADLGVRVNMDLGAMIPEGSNHQEAAREFLEYLYLPENIEAYNASQLGFTPTKGAPAPDDPRIEGMIEYYENGQIYQGPSVLVPKTIPVMNYAQAMVLGASTTSTLRTMDADWARIAFRAPIPKTDDAAAGETEESAP; encoded by the coding sequence ATGGCGCTGGCGCTCGTCGGCTCCGCCCTCACCGCCTGCGCACCCGGCGGTGGCACCGAGACCATCCGCTTCACGTTCAACAAGCGTGAGGCGATCGGCTTCATGACCGATCTCGTCGCCCAGTTCAACTCGTCGCAGAGCGACGTGCGAGTCGAGATCGACACCTCGGGTCCGGACGTGATCTCGGCCAGCTTCGTGCGGGGCAACCCGCCCGACCTCATCCTCGGCAACTACAACTACGAGATCGCGCGGTTCGTGCAGCGGTGCACCCTGACCGATCTCTCCGACACCGACGCCGCCGCATCCGTCCGCGACGATCTGCAGCCGCTCATGGACCAGTACGGGTCGTGCGAGGGCCGCACCAGCGCCCTCCCGTACTCGGTGATGGCGGCATCGGTCATCTACAACAAGGAGATCTTCGACGCCCAGGGGCTCGAGGTCCCGCAGACCTGGGACGAGCTGATCGCGGTCTGCGACCAGCTGAAGGACGCAGGGATCGACCCGTTCTACGCGACGTTCAAGGACGACTGGACCGTCGGCCAGGGGTGGTACGACTACTCGATCGGAGGATCCGTCGACACGATCGAGTTCTTCGACGCGATGGCCGACGAGGGTGCCGCGGTCGGCCCGGACTCGCCGGTCTCGTTCGAGAAGGACTTCGCCGAGCCGATGGATCAGATGATGCAGCTCGCGAACGATTACACGAACGAGGACGCAGAGAGCCGGGGCTACGGCGACGGCAACCTCGCGTTCAGCAAGGGCGAGGCTGCGATGTACATGCAGGGTCCCTGGGCGTTCAGCGAGATCGCGAAGACCGCGCCCGACCTCGAGCTCGGAACGTTCCCGCTGCCGATGACCGATGATCCGGCCGACCTCGGTGTGCGCGTGAACATGGACCTCGGCGCGATGATCCCCGAGGGATCGAACCACCAGGAGGCGGCACGCGAGTTCCTCGAGTACCTCTATCTGCCCGAGAACATCGAGGCGTACAACGCATCGCAGCTCGGCTTCACCCCGACGAAGGGTGCACCGGCCCCGGATGATCCCCGGATCGAGGGGATGATCGAGTACTACGAGAACGGGCAGATCTACCAGGGCCCGTCAGTGCTCGTGCCGAAGACGATCCCGGTGATGAACTACGCGCAGGCGATGGTGCTCGGCGCCTCGACCACATCGACGTTGCGCACGATGGACGCGGACTGGGCTCGCATCGCCTTCCGCGCACCGATCCCCAAGACCGACGATGCGGCAGCCGGCGAGACAGAGGAGTCCGCACCGTGA
- a CDS encoding carbohydrate ABC transporter permease, protein MSTQTLTTIPASGKKPRVRMERVNWSGTIILILCAVTVLLPLYVTMSMAFKTTGQAVDGNAFSLPAPFSIDGFVEAWNLTKFPVGAGISLLVTAGTVIATIVLAAFASYAIVRNWDHRLFRYSFFYLLAAMFIPFPVVALPQIQLTGWVGLDNPFGVIILATMFQLSFSVLLFTAFLRSIPIELEESARIDGASTWQTFWQLIFPLLAPMSATVGIFAFLYAWNDFMMPSLIISDPAMQTLPVRQNLFQTQFSNNYNVSFASYLMAMAPAILAYLFTQRFVMDGVTQGAVKG, encoded by the coding sequence ATGTCGACGCAGACACTCACCACCATCCCCGCCTCGGGCAAGAAGCCGAGGGTCCGCATGGAGCGCGTCAACTGGTCGGGCACGATCATCCTGATCCTGTGCGCCGTCACGGTGCTGCTTCCCCTGTACGTGACGATGTCGATGGCTTTCAAGACCACGGGCCAGGCGGTCGACGGCAACGCCTTCTCGCTGCCGGCTCCGTTCAGCATCGACGGCTTCGTCGAGGCGTGGAACCTCACCAAGTTCCCGGTCGGCGCGGGCATCTCGCTGCTGGTCACGGCCGGAACCGTCATCGCGACCATCGTGCTCGCCGCATTCGCGTCGTACGCGATCGTGCGCAACTGGGATCACCGCCTGTTCCGCTACTCGTTCTTCTACCTGCTGGCCGCGATGTTCATCCCGTTCCCGGTGGTGGCGCTGCCGCAGATCCAGCTGACCGGCTGGGTCGGACTCGACAACCCGTTCGGCGTGATCATCCTCGCCACCATGTTCCAGTTGAGCTTCAGCGTGCTGCTGTTCACGGCGTTCCTGCGGTCGATCCCGATCGAGCTCGAGGAGAGCGCCCGCATCGACGGCGCCAGCACATGGCAGACGTTCTGGCAGCTGATCTTCCCGCTGCTCGCGCCGATGAGCGCCACGGTCGGCATCTTCGCCTTCCTCTACGCGTGGAACGACTTCATGATGCCGTCGCTGATCATCTCGGACCCGGCCATGCAGACCCTCCCGGTGCGGCAGAACCTCTTCCAGACCCAATTCAGCAACAACTACAACGTGTCGTTCGCCTCGTACCTGATGGCGATGGCCCCGGCGATCCTGGCGTACCTGTTCACGCAGCGATTCGTCATGGACGGCGTCACGCAGGGCGCCGTCAAGGGCTGA